In Paenibacillus sp. 1781tsa1, one DNA window encodes the following:
- a CDS encoding AraC family transcriptional regulator, whose protein sequence is MNHQTLLTNYLSNLQVELFMVNYNRCDMDWRDLDYTPDYSKFYFICEGEGWLKIGNEEFYPVPNQLILMPEGIKQSYSAINDRPFLKYWCHFSAKVGGINLFQILKFPTSCTMDQPELIQEIFSSILTYAKSDSVYAHMMAKSKLTELLSHYIMNLDLDQISFINVPVMEKLSNILAYIDSNIEENISVQDLAQIAYMHPNYFIRFFKQQIGLPPILYITGKKIDKAKELLTCTPNTITAIAENLGFSDLYYFSRQFKKHTGLTPTEFRRQTTVSTS, encoded by the coding sequence ATGAATCACCAAACGTTGCTTACAAACTACCTGTCCAATCTGCAAGTTGAATTATTCATGGTCAACTATAATCGGTGCGACATGGATTGGCGAGATCTGGATTATACACCTGATTACAGCAAGTTTTATTTCATATGTGAAGGTGAAGGTTGGCTTAAGATTGGGAATGAGGAGTTTTACCCTGTGCCTAATCAGCTTATTTTAATGCCAGAGGGGATCAAACAATCCTACTCTGCAATTAATGACCGTCCTTTTCTCAAATATTGGTGTCACTTTAGTGCAAAGGTTGGGGGAATCAATTTGTTCCAAATTCTGAAATTCCCGACTAGCTGTACGATGGACCAACCTGAGTTGATTCAAGAAATCTTCAGCAGCATTCTTACATATGCCAAATCCGACTCAGTCTATGCCCATATGATGGCCAAGAGCAAACTAACCGAGTTACTGTCCCACTATATAATGAATCTGGATCTGGATCAGATCTCTTTTATTAACGTGCCTGTTATGGAGAAGCTATCCAACATTCTGGCTTATATTGATTCCAACATCGAAGAAAATATTTCGGTTCAGGATCTGGCCCAGATTGCCTACATGCATCCGAATTATTTCATTCGATTCTTCAAGCAACAGATTGGCCTTCCTCCGATCCTCTACATTACTGGCAAAAAAATCGATAAAGCCAAGGAATTACTGACCTGCACCCCGAACACGATCACTGCCATCGCCGAGAATCTCGGATTCAGTGATTTGTATTATTTCTCCAGACAGTTCAAAAAGCATACAGGACTGACACCTACGGAGTTCCGCAGACAAACTACGGTTAGCACATCGTAA